From a region of the Ostrinia nubilalis chromosome 18, ilOstNubi1.1, whole genome shotgun sequence genome:
- the LOC135080348 gene encoding alanine--tRNA ligase, mitochondrial-like, translated as MVAVAPPPLLSKELCCGTHVPSTGFVEDFCVTLVKGAGGQTPIIHALTGDRAKEAREIFCHAQKLEEVIELVDPDRRKEEMTNIRKRLTDLCGTGGAPYGEYAQCLGLLENLQKREVNTNDMALQAVAEAEFREAFDSAQAEGRQFVVHFLRCSYLMQGTGLSRALHATPASSPALLLGCAGGVIVAACRMPQDKVTDTFNAERWLRCILPVFHADVKPGSTPLTYAEMTATKVSLINCEQLVQDAMRVAIKYAQAQLRPSSYTGHTQTRQQN; from the exons ATGGTCGCGGTGGCCCCGCCTCCTTTGCTGTCCAA AGAGCTGTGTTGCGGCACCCATGTGCCTTCCACGGGGTTCGTTGAAGACTTCTGCGTGACGCTGGTCAAAGGCGCGGGCGGACAGACGCCTATTATACACGCGCTCACTGGCGACCGGGCGAAAGAG GCTAGAGAAATCTTCTGCCACGCACAGAAGTTAGAAGAAGTGATAGAATTGGTAGATCCAGACAGACGGAAGGAGGAAATGACCAATATTAGGAAACGACTGACTGATCTCTGCGGTACTGGTGGCGCCCCCTATGGAGAGTACGCGCAATGTTTGGGGCTGTTGGAAAACTTGCAGAAGAGGGAAGTCAACACGAATGATATGGCGTTACA AGCCGTAGCCGAGGCGGAGTTCCGCGAGGCGTTTGATTCGGCGCAGGCCGAGGGCCGCCAGTTTGTAGTTCACTTCCTACGCTGCTCCTACCTCATGCAGGGGACAGGACTGTCAAGGGCGTTGCACGCCACTCCTGCCTCGTCACCTGCGTTGCTGTTAGGATGTGCTGGGGGAGTTATAGTAGCTGCTTGTCGTATGCCACAG GACAAAGTGACGGACACGTTCAACGCGGAGCGCTGGTTGCGCTGCATCCTGCCGGTGTTCCACGCGGACGTCAAACCCGGGTCCACACCGCTTACGTACGCCGAGATGACGGCCACTAAG GTGAGCCTAATCAACTGCGAGCAGCTGGTACAAGACGCCATGCGTGTCGCCATCAAATACGCGCAGGCGCAACTCAGGCCCTCAAGTTACACAGGCCACACCCAAACACGGCAGCAAAACTAA
- the LOC135080843 gene encoding alanine--tRNA ligase, mitochondrial-like has translation MLRIPVRGRTIHQNIRLKSTNSSNFIRSTFIEYFVEGHGHKHVKSSPVVPLCDSTVPFVNAGMNQFKGVFLGQVEPPCARAVNSQKCVRVGGKHNDLDAVGTDGHHHTFFEMLGNWSFGDYYKKEACQMAWDLLLGPYRLKPENLVVTYFAGDVVIGLPEDRECRDIWRAIGVPDSRLKALDAKDNFWEMGATGPCGPCTEIHHVNPDGSLTEIWNLVFIQCNREENGSVTPLRRQHVDTGLGLERLAALLQGARSNYDTDLFRPLITAVQQHSKGVAPYARFSARARHIRQGLTYERTLTHARHSKGVAPYAGSFDAGAALDAAYRRLADHARMISVCLADGVFPASSLNLKQIMRKSFKMSSDIFQNPHLLSLLYQEVANTLGETYPELVAKSKEAKLIIEHEEQAYAKMRAGLAKKWKDLAKRYPEVEELGDVEMASFATGYKEFKEGMAKQKSTTIPGELVFKLYDTYGFQEDMIERIATLNHLDIDKKGFWKLLSEHKSRHKTAMKEQSSNRALLFDSAVEKIIKSGVKSTNDQHKYAYTPVGNKIQFKSLKTKLVAILNEDCEWIDFLDPCEDRPYYLVAEDSNFYCEEGGQTADSGTIKVNNNVTFKVDTVFKIRDFVFHKGYFKVNKGSDKNYVNYNSEVVSEIDECKRVNVMRNHTGVHLLNAAIRQVLPKSVVCPTGSRVSDKGLSLNLSVYGEKLSQKVVLDAQELIRETIKCNTPVSTRVVDSLAVSREGDVVTIPGETYPEVGLRMVAVAPPPLLSNLAVSRKRGVVTVPGETYEVGLRMVAVAPPPLLSM, from the exons ATGTTACGAATACCGGTTCGAGGTAGAACAATCCATCAAAACATACGTCTGAAGTCCACGAACTCGAGCAACTTTATTAGAAGCACCTTCATAGAGTATTTCGTGGAGGGTCACGGTCACAAACATGTGAAATCGAGTCCCGTTGTGCCACTGTGCGATTCTACCGTTCCCTTTGTGAATGCTGGCATGAATCAG TTCAAAGGAGTGTTCCTCGGGCAAGTGGAGCcgccgtgcgcgcgcgccgtcaACTCGCAGAAGTGCGTGCGCGTGGGCGGCAAGCACAACGACCTGGACGCGGTGGGCACGGACGGACACCACCACACCTTCTTCGAGATGCTCGGCAACTGGTCCTTTGGGGACTATTACAAG aaAGAAGCATGTCAAATGGCCTGGGACCTACTGCTCGGTCCATACCGGTTGAAACCAGAAAACCTTGTGGTGACATACTTTGCTGGAGATGTAGTCATTGGCCTACCAGAGGACAGGGAGTGCCGTGACATTTGGAGAGCTATTGG GGTCCCAGACAGTCGCCTCAAGGCTTTAGACGCCAAAGATAACTTTTGGGAGATGGGCGCTACCGGGCCGTGCGGGCCCTGCACTGAGATACACCACGTCAACCCGGACGGCTCGTTGACTGAGATATGGAACCTGGTCTTCATACAGTGCAACAG gGAAGAAAACGGCTCGGTGACGCCGCTGCGGCGCCAACACGTGGACACAGGGCTGGGATTAGAGCGGCTGGCGGCGCTACTGCAAGGCGCCCGCTCCAACTACGACACTGACCTGTTCCGCCCGCTCATCACCGCTGTGCAACAG CACAGCAAAGGCGTGGCCCCGTACGCGAGATTttcggcgcgggcgcggcatattcgacaaggcctcacatacgagcgaacattgactcatgcacgt CACAGTAAAGGCGTGGCCCCGTACGCTGGGTCGTTCGACGCGGGCGCAGCGCTCGACGCCGCCTACCGCCGTCTAGCTGACCACGCGAGGATGATCAGCGTGTGCCTGGCTGACGGGGTCTTCCCGGCTTCCAG TCTAAACCTCAAGCAAATAATGCGCAAATCCTTCAAAATGTCCTCCGACATCTTCCAAAACCCTCACTTACTATCCTTACTCTACCAAGAAGTAGCCAACACGCTCGGAGAAACCTACCCCGAGCTGGTAGCAAAGAGTAAAGAAGCCAAATTGATCATAGAGCATGAGGAGCAGGCGTATGCTAAGATGAGGGCAGGGCTGGCGAAGAAATGGAAGGATCTGGCAAAGAGGTACCCTGAGGTTGAGGAGTTGGGAGATGTGGAGATGGCCAGCTTTGCCACGGGATATAAGGAGTTCAAAGAG GGAATGGCCAAACAAAAATCAACCACAATACCTGGAGAGTTAGTCTTCAAGTTGTACGACACATACGGTTTCCAAGAGGACATGATTGAGAGAATAGCAACACTAAATCATTTGGACATCGACAAAAAGGGCTTCTGGAAGCTTCTCTCAGAGCACAAATCGAGGCACAAAACCGCTATGAAAGAACAATCGTCTAACAGGGCACTTCTCTTCGACAGTGCAGtagaaaaaattataaaaagtggAGTAAAATCCACGAACGATCAGCACAAATATGCTTATACACCTGTAGGAAACAAAATACAATTCAAGTCGCTCAAAACTAAACTCGTAGCTATACTAAATGAAGATTGTGAGTGGATAGACTTTTTAGACCCATGCGAAGATAGGCCTTATTATCTAGTAGCAGAAGATTCTAATTTCTACTGCGAGGAGGGAGGACAGACAGCTGATAGCGGTaccataaaagtaaataataatgtgaCTTTCAAAGTAGATACTGTTTTCAAAATTCGGGACTTCGTATTCCATAAGGGGTACTTCAAAGTGAACAAAGGAAGTGATAAAAATTATGTGAACTATAACAGTGAAGTGGTGTCAGAAATAGATGAGTGTAAAAGAGTGAATGTGATGAGGAACCATACCGGTGTTCATTTGTTGAATGCGGCTATCAGACAGGTGCTTCCGAAGAGCGTGGTGTGTCCTACGGGGTCTAGGGTCAGTGATAAAGGACTGTCTTTAAATCTGTCGGTCTACGGCGAGAAATTGTCGCAGAAGGTGGTCTTGGACGCACAAGAATTAATTAG GGAAACAATAAAATGCAATACGCCGGTATCTACTCGCGTGGTGGACAGCTTAGCGGTATCGAGGGAGGGTGACGTGGTCACTATCCCGGGGGAAACTTACCCCGAAGTGGGACTAAGGATGGTCGCGGTGGCCCCGCCTCCTTTGCTGTCCAA CCTGGCGGTATCAAGGAAAAGGGGCGTGGTCACCGTCCCGGGGGAAACTTACGAAGTGGGACTGAGGATGGTCGCGGTGGCCCCGCCTCCTTTGCTGTCCATGTAA